A DNA window from Pseudodesulfovibrio thermohalotolerans contains the following coding sequences:
- a CDS encoding ABC transporter permease — protein sequence MRSRWQRFKESYMLYSFLRDHMAVTCFVILAILVTTAFTAPIIAPHDPYDTKTIDIMNAQLPPVWSDGGTADFLLGTDAQGRDMLSTMLYGMRVSIIIGVGAVCLQAFLGIVVGLLSGYIKRLDNILMRIADVQLSFSTYMVAIFIGAIVQTAFGVAGYDKVAVPLIIVIIGLAEWPQYARTVRASVLAERKKEYVEAARVIGLSKSRIMWRHILPNTLSPVLVISTVQVANAIMSEAALSFLGLGMPVTKPSLGSLITAGFEYIFSGSWWITIFPGFLLVTLILVINLLGDWVRDFLNPKLYKG from the coding sequence ATGAGATCCCGTTGGCAACGTTTCAAAGAATCCTACATGCTTTACAGCTTCCTGCGTGACCATATGGCCGTGACCTGCTTCGTCATCCTGGCCATATTGGTAACCACGGCGTTCACCGCGCCGATCATTGCGCCGCATGATCCGTACGACACCAAGACCATCGACATCATGAACGCCCAGCTTCCGCCCGTCTGGTCCGACGGAGGCACCGCCGACTTCCTGCTCGGCACCGACGCCCAGGGCCGCGACATGCTTTCGACCATGCTCTACGGTATGCGCGTTTCCATCATCATCGGCGTCGGCGCGGTCTGTCTTCAGGCATTCCTGGGCATCGTGGTGGGGCTGCTCTCCGGCTACATCAAGCGGCTGGACAACATCCTCATGCGTATCGCGGACGTCCAGCTCTCCTTCTCCACCTACATGGTGGCCATCTTCATCGGCGCCATCGTCCAGACGGCTTTCGGCGTGGCCGGATACGACAAGGTCGCCGTGCCGCTTATCATCGTCATCATCGGTTTGGCCGAATGGCCCCAGTACGCCCGAACCGTCCGCGCCTCGGTGCTGGCCGAACGCAAGAAGGAATACGTCGAGGCGGCCCGAGTCATCGGCCTGTCGAAATCCCGCATCATGTGGCGGCACATTCTGCCCAACACACTCTCTCCGGTGCTCGTTATCTCCACCGTCCAGGTGGCCAACGCCATCATGAGCGAGGCGGCCCTCTCCTTCCTTGGACTGGGAATGCCCGTGACCAAACCTTCGCTGGGATCGCTGATCACCGCCGGTTTCGAATACATCTTCTCCGGCTCCTGGTGGATCACCATCTTCCCCGGCTTCCTGCTGGTCACCCTGATCCTGGTCATCAACCTCCTGGGCGACTGGGTCCGGGACTTCCTCAACCCCAAACTCTACAAGGGGTAA
- a CDS encoding ABC transporter ATP-binding protein, translating to MEKLIDIKNLRVDFALRSGRVRAVRDVSLVINKGERLGIVGESGAGKSVLGFSIINLISKPGRITGGEILFEGMDLVKINADQMRHVRGNEISMIFQDPMMTLNPVLTIGTQMKETIRAHMNVSDKEAEAICLDKLRKVYIPSPEKRLKQYPHEFSGGMRQRIVIAISLLTNPKLIIADEPTTALDVTIQAEIMDLLLELCEKENMGLILITHDLAVVSEVTQRIAVLYAGKVVELGAANQLISNPQHPYTKGLIQALPQMAGGARRLNQIPGMMPSLLNMPKGCPFEPRCTVGSERCKTEIPKLHALENGTQVACFKCEGGE from the coding sequence GTGGAAAAACTCATAGATATAAAAAACCTGCGCGTGGACTTCGCCCTGCGCTCCGGCAGAGTCCGGGCCGTGCGCGATGTCAGCCTGGTCATCAATAAAGGCGAACGCCTCGGCATTGTCGGCGAATCCGGCGCGGGTAAATCCGTGCTCGGCTTCTCCATCATCAACCTCATCTCCAAGCCCGGCAGAATCACCGGCGGAGAGATTCTCTTCGAAGGCATGGACCTGGTCAAAATCAATGCAGACCAGATGCGCCACGTCCGCGGCAATGAAATCTCCATGATCTTCCAGGACCCCATGATGACCCTCAACCCGGTGCTGACCATCGGCACCCAGATGAAGGAAACCATCCGGGCCCACATGAACGTCTCCGACAAGGAAGCCGAGGCCATCTGCCTGGACAAACTGCGCAAGGTCTACATTCCCTCCCCGGAAAAACGGCTCAAGCAGTACCCGCACGAGTTCTCCGGCGGTATGCGCCAGCGCATCGTCATCGCCATCTCGCTGCTGACCAACCCCAAGCTCATCATCGCCGACGAGCCCACCACGGCCCTTGACGTGACCATCCAGGCCGAGATCATGGACCTGCTCCTGGAGCTCTGCGAAAAGGAAAACATGGGGCTGATCCTCATCACCCATGACCTGGCGGTGGTCTCCGAGGTCACTCAACGCATCGCCGTGCTCTACGCGGGCAAAGTGGTGGAACTCGGCGCAGCCAACCAGCTCATCTCCAACCCGCAGCACCCCTACACCAAGGGGCTCATCCAGGCTTTGCCGCAGATGGCGGGCGGAGCAAGGCGGCTCAACCAGATTCCCGGCATGATGCCGTCCCTGCTGAACATGCCCAAGGGATGCCCCTTCGAACCGCGTTGCACCGTCGGCAGCGAACGCTGCAAGACCGAGATCCCCAAACTCCACGCTCTCGAAAACGGCACGCAGGTCGCCTGTTTCAAATGTGAAGGAGGCGAATAG
- a CDS encoding ABC transporter ATP-binding protein has product MSAILEVKDIDKHFDISGSVIDQLRLTGGKITRKKTVVKAVNSVSLEVQAGETLSVVGESGCGKSTLARTVMGLYRPNKGEIHYRGARIDNLSSHKMLPYRTKMQMVFQDPYASLNPRMTVRQILEEPVRFHNPDMSRDEVSDRVAEVMCQVGVDPVWATNFPHEFSGGQRQRISIARALVLDPEFIAADEPIAALDVSIQAQILNLLMDAQEQRGLTYLFISHDLSVVEHISNRVLVMYLGCVCELGTAKELFSNPKHPYTQALLSAIPKLGGTAGGHVKLSGDVPTPINLPTGCVFHGRCQHANERCTREIPRQQTLANGTVVACHGVEEGRL; this is encoded by the coding sequence ATGAGTGCCATCCTCGAAGTCAAGGACATCGACAAACACTTCGACATATCCGGCTCGGTCATCGACCAGCTTCGGCTCACCGGCGGCAAGATCACCCGCAAAAAAACAGTGGTCAAGGCTGTCAACAGCGTCTCCCTGGAAGTCCAGGCGGGCGAAACCCTGAGCGTGGTCGGTGAATCCGGCTGCGGAAAATCCACCCTGGCCCGTACGGTCATGGGCCTGTACCGGCCCAACAAGGGCGAGATTCACTATCGGGGTGCGCGCATCGACAACCTGAGCTCCCACAAGATGCTCCCCTACCGGACCAAAATGCAGATGGTCTTCCAGGACCCTTACGCATCCCTCAACCCGCGCATGACCGTGCGCCAGATTCTTGAGGAGCCGGTCCGCTTCCACAACCCCGACATGAGCCGCGACGAGGTCAGCGACCGCGTTGCCGAGGTCATGTGCCAGGTGGGTGTGGACCCGGTCTGGGCCACCAACTTCCCGCACGAATTCTCCGGCGGTCAGCGCCAGCGCATCTCCATCGCCCGCGCCCTGGTCCTCGACCCGGAATTCATCGCGGCCGACGAGCCCATCGCAGCCCTGGACGTTTCCATTCAGGCCCAGATTCTCAACCTGCTCATGGACGCCCAGGAACAGCGCGGGCTGACCTATCTGTTCATCAGCCATGACCTGAGCGTGGTCGAGCACATTTCGAACCGCGTGCTGGTCATGTATCTCGGTTGCGTCTGCGAGCTGGGTACCGCCAAGGAGCTGTTTTCCAACCCGAAGCACCCCTACACCCAGGCGCTGCTTTCGGCGATCCCCAAGCTCGGCGGAACGGCCGGCGGCCACGTCAAACTGTCGGGTGACGTGCCCACTCCCATCAACCTGCCCACCGGCTGCGTTTTCCATGGCCGGTGTCAGCACGCCAACGAGCGCTGCACCCGGGAAATCCCCAGACAGCAAACGCTCGCCAACGGCACCGTGGTAGCCTGTCACGGCGTCGAGGAAGGCCGCCTGTAA
- a CDS encoding FAD-dependent oxidoreductase: MSQHIVVIGGVALGPKAACRFKRLEPESRVTMIDQSAMISYGGCGIPYYVSGDVSDASELCTTSFHMLRDPKFFKQVKGVDVRVLTKATRIDRERKCVEVENVETGEKDCIAYDKLVIATGASPRRLGLPGEDLKGVNYVANPGDATRIRESISKGEVSNAVIIGAGFIGLEMAEAFADMWGVETSVVEITDQIMPRLVSPTLATMGRKHMEENGVSFYFGETVKAIEGEGGVVKRVVTDKRVLDADAVIISAGVVPNSDLAKEAGLAVHERGGVYVDECLRTNDPDIYAGGDCCIVKNLVTGTDAFLPLGSMANRQGRIIGTNLAGGSAMFDGVVGSFVVKLFETSMAGTGLSLESAKAAGFDAMSVLLIQLDRAHFYPTKELMTLEMVVDKPTRRVLGVQGFGSSGDAMVGRINAVAAILKSSPTIDDVSNMELAYSPPFAAAMDILNTLANLADNALRGINRGVGPAGFKELWEHRDKDACFFLDCREKGDAGPFMERNPEFWHNVPQGEIYDRLDEIPTDRPIVLICNTGARSYEAQIMLDDKGYKDVTNIHGGMAAIKKYGIDL; encoded by the coding sequence ATGTCTCAGCATATCGTAGTCATCGGCGGTGTGGCCCTCGGGCCCAAGGCCGCCTGCCGCTTCAAGCGGCTGGAGCCCGAGTCCCGGGTGACCATGATCGACCAGAGCGCCATGATTTCCTACGGCGGGTGCGGCATCCCCTATTACGTGTCCGGCGACGTGTCGGACGCGTCGGAGCTGTGCACCACCAGCTTCCACATGCTGCGCGATCCGAAGTTCTTCAAGCAGGTCAAGGGCGTGGACGTCCGCGTCCTGACCAAAGCCACGCGCATCGACCGTGAAAGGAAGTGCGTTGAGGTGGAGAACGTCGAGACCGGCGAAAAGGATTGCATAGCGTATGACAAGCTGGTCATCGCCACCGGCGCCTCCCCGCGCAGGCTGGGCTTGCCCGGCGAGGACCTCAAGGGCGTCAACTACGTGGCCAATCCCGGCGACGCAACCCGCATCCGCGAGTCCATCTCCAAGGGCGAGGTAAGCAACGCCGTGATTATCGGCGCGGGCTTCATTGGCCTGGAGATGGCGGAGGCGTTCGCCGATATGTGGGGCGTTGAGACTTCCGTGGTGGAGATCACTGACCAGATCATGCCTCGTCTGGTGAGTCCGACCCTGGCCACCATGGGCCGAAAACATATGGAAGAGAACGGCGTTTCCTTCTATTTCGGCGAGACCGTCAAGGCCATTGAGGGCGAGGGCGGCGTGGTCAAGCGGGTGGTCACGGACAAGCGTGTGCTCGATGCCGACGCCGTAATCATCTCGGCGGGTGTCGTTCCCAATTCGGACCTGGCCAAGGAAGCCGGACTGGCCGTGCATGAGCGCGGCGGAGTGTATGTGGATGAATGTCTGCGTACCAACGATCCGGACATCTATGCTGGCGGCGACTGCTGCATCGTGAAGAACCTCGTTACCGGCACGGACGCCTTCCTGCCGCTCGGTTCCATGGCCAACCGCCAGGGGCGCATCATCGGCACCAATCTGGCGGGCGGTTCGGCGATGTTCGACGGCGTGGTCGGTTCCTTTGTGGTCAAGCTGTTCGAGACCTCCATGGCGGGCACGGGCCTGAGCCTGGAATCCGCCAAGGCCGCCGGTTTCGACGCCATGTCCGTGTTGCTCATTCAACTGGACCGGGCGCATTTCTATCCGACCAAGGAGCTGATGACTCTTGAGATGGTTGTGGACAAACCCACCCGCCGCGTGCTCGGCGTTCAGGGGTTTGGTTCCTCCGGAGACGCCATGGTGGGCCGCATCAACGCGGTGGCCGCCATTCTCAAGTCGTCTCCCACCATTGATGACGTATCCAATATGGAATTGGCCTATTCTCCGCCGTTCGCTGCGGCCATGGACATCCTCAACACCCTTGCCAACCTTGCGGACAACGCGTTGCGCGGCATCAACCGCGGCGTGGGTCCTGCCGGGTTCAAGGAGCTGTGGGAGCATCGCGACAAGGATGCCTGCTTCTTCCTGGATTGCCGGGAGAAAGGGGACGCCGGACCGTTCATGGAACGCAATCCGGAGTTCTGGCATAACGTCCCGCAGGGCGAGATTTACGACCGTCTGGACGAAATCCCCACGGATCGGCCCATCGTGCTGATCTGTAATACCGGAGCGCGTTCCTACGAGGCGCAGATCATGCTTGACGACAAGGGATACAAGGATGTGACCAACATCCACGGCGGCATGGCGGCCATCAAGAAATATGGCATTGACCTGTAG
- a CDS encoding aminotransferase-like domain-containing protein, with translation MSQRFARRMGTVHRSFIREILKVTADPEIISFAGGLPNPELFPVPAMDAAAHEVFKDIGASALQYSTTEGDAGLRAIIAQRYLKRGLTVDPDTILVTSGSQQILDISAKVFLDRGDRVVIERPGYLGAIQAFSLFEPEFVTVSLEDDGPNLAELEAAFKEGAKCFYAVPNFQNPSGVSYSLEKRKGVAALCDQYGVLFVEDDPYGELRFLGEDLPSVFSFCEHKGLLCGSFSKIAAPGFRIGWVVAPEKDIYDKLVVAKQAADLHTSTVSQAIMRRYLETNDIDSHVELIRERYGRQRECMVEMIGKYFPDGVTITRPEGGMFLWVTMPEECSSMQLLDMAVKDKVAFVPGKPFYVDGSGDNTLRLNFSNSDEVRIEEGIKRLGRAIGSFLK, from the coding sequence ATGTCCCAACGTTTCGCTCGGAGGATGGGCACCGTTCATCGCTCATTCATCCGGGAAATTCTGAAAGTCACGGCTGATCCGGAGATCATTTCTTTTGCGGGCGGTTTGCCCAATCCCGAACTTTTCCCCGTTCCCGCCATGGATGCGGCCGCTCACGAGGTCTTCAAGGACATCGGGGCAAGCGCTCTGCAATATTCAACCACTGAAGGCGATGCGGGCCTGCGGGCGATCATCGCGCAGCGATATCTGAAGCGCGGCCTGACCGTGGACCCGGATACCATTCTGGTGACCTCGGGTTCGCAGCAGATTCTCGACATCAGCGCCAAGGTCTTTCTTGACCGGGGCGACAGGGTCGTCATCGAGCGGCCCGGCTATCTCGGAGCCATTCAGGCGTTTTCCCTGTTTGAGCCCGAGTTCGTGACCGTGTCTCTTGAGGACGACGGGCCGAACCTCGCCGAGCTTGAAGCGGCGTTCAAGGAAGGGGCCAAGTGTTTTTACGCCGTGCCCAACTTCCAGAACCCGTCGGGCGTAAGCTATTCGCTTGAGAAACGCAAGGGTGTCGCGGCGTTGTGCGACCAGTACGGTGTGCTCTTTGTCGAGGACGACCCCTACGGCGAGCTCCGCTTCCTGGGCGAAGACCTGCCGAGCGTTTTCTCGTTCTGCGAGCATAAGGGCCTTCTGTGCGGTTCGTTCTCCAAGATCGCCGCGCCGGGCTTCCGCATCGGTTGGGTGGTCGCGCCGGAGAAGGATATCTACGACAAGCTTGTCGTCGCCAAGCAGGCCGCTGATCTCCATACTTCCACCGTGTCCCAGGCGATCATGCGTCGTTATCTCGAAACCAACGACATCGATTCCCATGTGGAGCTCATCCGTGAGCGGTACGGCCGCCAGCGGGAGTGTATGGTGGAGATGATCGGCAAGTATTTCCCGGACGGCGTCACCATCACCCGGCCCGAAGGCGGCATGTTCCTGTGGGTGACCATGCCCGAGGAATGTTCGAGTATGCAGCTCCTGGATATGGCCGTGAAGGACAAGGTGGCCTTTGTGCCCGGCAAGCCGTTCTACGTGGACGGTTCCGGCGACAACACCCTGCGTCTGAACTTCTCCAACTCGGACGAAGTCCGCATTGAGGAAGGCATCAAGCGTCTTGGCAGGGCCATCGGTTCGTTCCTGAAGTAA
- a CDS encoding substrate-binding periplasmic protein, which yields MKSIPAIVLFIGLLAAATIPAHAGGFIAMAAPYPPYSESNGLSVKGMTVSTLTTIMDKCGTPIADREIKLMPWAYACESAARQPGRILLNANRTQETEHLYKWVGPVATAKIVLIGRKQDRLRIPSRAHLSGYRIATVRWSRPEKNLLAGGLKAEQLMRSPSHVQALRQLGNGDADLFATTELDAPRLLEGLGMRQEDYTVYFVFNEESLYFAFSRDTDDDLIDKLNLALEEIRASEARGTNRFEMTCAQ from the coding sequence ATGAAATCCATCCCCGCCATAGTTTTGTTCATCGGCCTGCTTGCGGCCGCGACAATCCCCGCGCACGCCGGGGGATTCATCGCCATGGCCGCTCCCTATCCACCCTATTCCGAGAGCAACGGGCTGTCCGTCAAAGGCATGACGGTGTCCACCCTGACCACCATCATGGACAAGTGCGGCACCCCCATCGCCGACCGCGAGATAAAGCTCATGCCGTGGGCCTACGCCTGTGAAAGCGCCGCCCGGCAACCGGGCCGCATTCTGCTCAACGCCAATCGAACGCAAGAGACGGAACACCTGTACAAATGGGTTGGACCGGTGGCCACGGCCAAAATCGTGCTCATCGGGCGCAAGCAAGACCGGCTGCGTATCCCCTCCCGCGCGCACCTGAGCGGTTATCGCATCGCCACGGTGCGCTGGAGCCGTCCGGAAAAGAATCTTCTGGCAGGCGGTCTGAAGGCGGAGCAGCTCATGCGCAGCCCGAGCCATGTCCAGGCCCTGCGGCAGCTCGGCAACGGAGACGCCGACCTCTTCGCCACGACGGAACTCGACGCGCCCCGCCTGCTGGAAGGGTTGGGAATGCGCCAAGAAGACTACACGGTCTATTTCGTCTTCAACGAAGAGTCTCTGTATTTCGCTTTCAGCCGCGACACGGACGATGACCTCATCGACAAGCTCAATCTGGCGCTGGAGGAAATCAGGGCCTCGGAAGCCCGTGGAACAAACAGGTTCGAAATGACATGCGCCCAATAG
- a CDS encoding Fe-S-containing hydro-lyase — MAEYKLNTPLTDEAIEQLRAGDVVFLSGTIHSARDAAHKKLFELLDAGKELPFELEGSAIYYVGPSPAPPGRPIGSAGPTTSYRMDTYAPRLHSLGMKASIGKGKRSDEVREAMKKHKGVYFGATGGAGALLSNSIVESKVIAFDELGPEAIRAMKVKDFPLLVINDCHGGELYVKPKLDTAG, encoded by the coding sequence ATGGCCGAATATAAATTGAACACGCCGCTTACGGACGAGGCCATTGAGCAGTTGCGGGCCGGAGACGTCGTTTTTCTGTCCGGCACCATCCATTCCGCGCGCGACGCGGCCCACAAGAAACTTTTCGAACTGCTGGATGCGGGCAAGGAGCTGCCCTTCGAGCTTGAGGGCTCGGCCATCTACTACGTCGGTCCCAGCCCGGCTCCTCCGGGCCGTCCCATCGGTTCCGCCGGGCCGACCACCTCCTATCGTATGGATACCTACGCGCCGAGGCTTCATTCCCTGGGCATGAAGGCGTCCATCGGCAAGGGCAAGCGGTCGGATGAAGTCCGGGAAGCCATGAAGAAACACAAGGGCGTCTACTTCGGCGCAACGGGCGGGGCGGGCGCGCTGCTGTCAAACTCCATCGTGGAATCCAAGGTCATCGCCTTCGATGAATTGGGGCCGGAGGCCATCCGTGCCATGAAGGTCAAGGATTTCCCGCTGCTGGTCATCAACGACTGTCACGGTGGTGAATTGTACGTCAAGCCCAAGCTTGACACTGCCGGGTAA
- a CDS encoding fumarate hydratase, which produces MREIQGKDVVEAVAAMCMKANTELPQDVRRRLEQAMAEEDSPSAKEVLRQLLENADLAHDTKLPLCQDCGLAVFYVEIGDDCRVVGGNLRELINEGTCKGYADGYLRKSACDPMTRANTGDGTPAIIHFDMVPGDRLKISYMAKGGGAENMSRVTMLAPAQGWAGIKKFVVERVAEAGPNPCPPTVIGIGIGGTFEHAAKIAKKSILRELDDTHPDPAVAAMEKELEEALNALGIGPMGLGGKTTVLGVKITMEPCHLASLPLAVNVQCHSQRHEEVVL; this is translated from the coding sequence ATGAGAGAAATTCAGGGAAAGGATGTGGTCGAGGCCGTGGCCGCCATGTGCATGAAGGCGAACACGGAGCTGCCGCAGGATGTTCGCAGAAGGCTGGAACAGGCCATGGCCGAGGAGGATTCTCCTTCGGCGAAAGAGGTTTTGCGCCAGTTGTTGGAGAATGCTGATCTGGCCCATGACACCAAGCTGCCGCTGTGCCAGGATTGCGGTCTGGCCGTATTCTACGTGGAGATCGGCGACGATTGCCGGGTCGTGGGCGGCAACCTGCGTGAGCTTATCAACGAAGGGACGTGCAAAGGATACGCGGACGGCTATCTGCGAAAATCTGCGTGCGATCCCATGACCCGCGCCAACACCGGCGACGGCACCCCGGCCATCATTCATTTCGACATGGTCCCGGGCGACCGGCTCAAGATTTCCTACATGGCCAAGGGGGGCGGGGCCGAGAACATGTCCCGCGTAACCATGCTCGCTCCGGCCCAGGGCTGGGCGGGCATCAAGAAATTCGTGGTCGAGCGGGTGGCCGAGGCAGGACCGAATCCGTGTCCGCCGACCGTTATCGGCATCGGCATCGGCGGTACTTTCGAGCACGCGGCCAAGATCGCCAAGAAGTCGATTTTGCGCGAGCTTGACGACACCCATCCCGACCCCGCGGTCGCGGCCATGGAGAAGGAATTGGAAGAGGCGCTCAACGCGCTGGGGATAGGCCCCATGGGGCTGGGCGGCAAGACCACCGTGCTCGGCGTGAAGATCACCATGGAACCATGCCACCTGGCCAGCCTGCCGCTGGCGGTCAATGTCCAGTGTCACTCCCAGCGACACGAGGAGGTCGTGCTGTAA
- a CDS encoding fumarate reductase iron-sulfur subunit codes for MSRLLKLNIFRYNPEDELSMPHMQEFVLEETDSMTLFIALNRIREEQDPSLQFDFCCRAGICGSCGMVINGRPGLACHTKTRDLPGEITLLPLPVFKLVGDLSVDTGTWFREMYTKTESWIHTKKIFDPTALEERMDNKDAVAIYELERCVECGCCIAACGTARLREDFLGAASLNRVARFLIDPRDERTEHDYYEIIGNDMGIFGCMGLLACEDVCPKHLPLQNQLGFLRRKMGITSLKRLFRK; via the coding sequence ATGTCCAGATTACTCAAACTCAATATCTTCCGGTATAATCCCGAAGACGAGCTGTCCATGCCGCATATGCAGGAGTTCGTCCTGGAAGAGACCGACTCCATGACCCTGTTCATCGCGCTCAATCGCATCCGCGAGGAGCAGGACCCGTCTCTCCAGTTTGATTTCTGCTGTAGGGCCGGCATCTGTGGTTCCTGCGGCATGGTCATCAACGGCCGTCCGGGCCTGGCCTGCCACACCAAGACCCGGGACCTGCCGGGCGAGATAACCCTTTTGCCGCTGCCTGTCTTCAAGCTCGTGGGCGACCTGTCCGTGGACACCGGCACCTGGTTCCGTGAGATGTACACCAAGACCGAGTCCTGGATTCACACCAAGAAGATCTTCGATCCCACCGCGCTGGAAGAGCGCATGGACAACAAGGACGCCGTCGCCATCTACGAGCTGGAGCGGTGCGTGGAGTGCGGATGCTGTATCGCCGCCTGCGGCACGGCCCGGCTGCGCGAGGACTTCCTGGGGGCGGCATCGCTCAACCGCGTGGCCCGGTTCCTTATCGACCCGCGCGACGAGCGGACCGAGCACGACTACTACGAGATTATCGGCAACGACATGGGGATATTCGGCTGCATGGGCCTGCTCGCTTGCGAAGATGTCTGCCCCAAACACCTGCCGCTTCAGAACCAGCTCGGATTTCTGCGGCGCAAAATGGGCATCACGTCCCTGAAACGTCTTTTCAGGAAATAA